A portion of the Pseudoalteromonas luteoviolacea genome contains these proteins:
- a CDS encoding MbtH family protein yields MSFDNENGTFKVIINHEEQYSLWPSYKTIPGGWQDTGVSGDKATCLEHIKTHWTDMRPLSLRQAMVQ; encoded by the coding sequence ATGAGCTTTGACAACGAAAATGGCACTTTTAAAGTAATCATTAACCACGAAGAACAATACTCTTTATGGCCGAGTTACAAGACGATACCCGGTGGCTGGCAAGACACAGGTGTGAGTGGCGATAAAGCAACTTGCCTTGAACATATCAAAACGCATTGGACTGATATGCGCCCGTTAAGCTTACGCCAAGCCATGGTGCAATAG
- a CDS encoding non-ribosomal peptide synthetase — protein MNAITIMDHLAQHVAQQPDKTALVCVDKKAHTPWSYGELYAQSLMVASHLKNHVVAGDRALILMDTGIEYVTSFLACQYLGVTAIPSFPPESTKAQHIARTVGIAEDSEAALVLTTARYTATVEALVEQVNGSKMLVIDEFCEQIEDVERYPASSDDIAFLQYTSGSTAKPKGVMVSHGNLIANEKAIAEGLENSRDDIIVSWLPLFHDMGLIGGLLQPIYTGFKLILCSPRYFMERPARWLQLISQYRATISGGPDFSYRLCIERIKDKQIADIDLSSLRVFFSGAEPIRHDTLLNFANKYAAQGFDSKALYPCYGLAEGTLYVTGSIPAQGAVIKAFDNQALASGKAVYQQVADTRDTEEYGHQVGCGVSASEHQVRITCSASFDEVAEGGIGEIWASGPSIALGYWRNDKATQETFVEHVGKRWLRTGDVGYIHDGQLYISGRQKDLIIMNGHNVYPQDIERAIEGAISFVRQGRVSAFPVPSEESGEGIGIAIETANVYRNEVPAQQSAKIIRDFIIEQFGHCPELVVLLDQGGLPKTSSGKLQRSACMKLLNEEKLATYGVFNLAQLQQLSISHGGEDQEGWDTLTHTLAELWQEVLRYPVNSNDADFFALGGSSIKAALLLAKVQETCECQIDPTAVFAAHKFTDFCQLVRESINTKAHQVAIPALAQTAYPLSAQQQRQLFLWQLEPTSSAYHIGASLTLHGDVIDTHLQTALKQVLEQQGALRHAYVKDQDGQWQQRLTEQPLNWQSLDVTGQSDTEITAWNEAFYQQPFALEKGENLRAALLKRAEGRFELVLVMHHIASDAWSFDLILANISHSYQLLVENKTLARIPQTINYGDFAAWQQQWLSSADAHSQLSYWQQLLQGSDDEELLTPQHVRQPNGPAPMQSQTLQLSYQEVEQLQALAHRHGASLFMLLLSSLQVFFYRYAGKHTPRIGVPVANRRYSELHSLVGFFINTLVQRNTLSAQQSFVEVLAATKEQVIAAQQNQDLPFEKLVETLNPDRSLGQNPLFQVMFNHLEQDVQQALDLSGVAVDKVVALQSQAQFDLSIDSRLLNDGALLLEFQYNAALFDAEYMQSVVLAFNTLLRNAVAEPTTAIGNLATHTQKTQVIAQGQGTAVTLPDTSWLDAISEIAHSEPARTAVIYNDQHYSYEWLELTSNRLAHGLVAKGLSTESVVGVMQSRKPLMLASTLACLKAGAAYLPLDKQFPADKLQHMLTDSGCQAILSDDTELTVTFDGMLLSPQILLGEHHLNTGAPEVACHCQQTAYLNYTSGSTGKAKGVAIELGALSRYIESAKQFINLQADDVVLQFATANFDAFVEQLFPTWAVGAAVLLRGDALWDADTLYQQAQKHNVAVMDLSAAYWRSISASWARKAQQAALVLPKLRQVHSGGEAMSVAGIQDWQNTGLSQVRLLNTYGPTEIVVEAAIHPCQDFTAHGQENQSVPLGHALAGRKLYILDDNLETVPHGQVGQLFVGGDILARGYWAQPEMTATRFIADPFSDDGARMYATGDMVSWQGEALMYHGRNDHQVKIRGFRVELGEIEQHLSQLPDVEMAVVVTEQQAHGLGLIAYIQSGKYSDAGFADKLKRALGERMPAYMVPSDILVLETLPVNASGKLERNQLPKIERVAKAVELAQNDTERAIAEIWQKHLKTPDIDRHANFFDVGGHSLLLMAVYEELKLQYPNLQMTELFAHPSIASLATLLGGAQSNTAPVTPKKPSGAKQKRGMGAIAARKRKARES, from the coding sequence ATGAACGCCATTACCATCATGGATCATTTAGCGCAGCATGTTGCGCAGCAGCCAGACAAAACGGCGCTGGTATGTGTTGATAAAAAAGCACACACACCATGGAGCTATGGAGAGCTGTATGCACAGAGCTTAATGGTGGCCAGCCATTTAAAAAATCACGTTGTGGCAGGCGACAGAGCGCTGATCTTGATGGATACCGGCATTGAGTACGTGACCAGCTTTTTAGCTTGCCAGTATTTAGGTGTGACTGCCATTCCTAGCTTTCCGCCAGAATCGACCAAAGCCCAGCATATTGCGCGTACTGTGGGGATTGCAGAAGATTCAGAAGCGGCACTTGTGCTGACAACAGCACGCTATACTGCCACAGTTGAGGCATTGGTTGAGCAAGTAAATGGCAGTAAAATGCTGGTGATTGACGAGTTTTGTGAGCAAATCGAAGACGTCGAGCGCTACCCCGCCAGCAGTGATGACATTGCATTTTTACAATACACCTCAGGTTCAACGGCAAAACCCAAAGGGGTAATGGTCAGTCATGGCAACTTGATTGCCAATGAAAAAGCCATTGCTGAGGGCCTAGAGAACAGTCGCGATGATATCATAGTTAGCTGGTTGCCACTGTTCCATGACATGGGCTTGATTGGCGGGTTACTACAACCGATATATACCGGTTTTAAATTGATCTTGTGTTCACCGCGTTATTTTATGGAACGCCCAGCGCGCTGGCTACAGTTGATTTCCCAATACCGCGCCACCATCAGTGGCGGCCCTGATTTTTCTTATCGTCTGTGTATCGAGCGCATTAAAGACAAGCAAATTGCAGACATTGACTTGAGCAGTTTACGGGTGTTTTTCTCCGGTGCAGAGCCCATTCGTCACGACACCTTACTGAACTTTGCCAACAAATATGCAGCGCAAGGTTTTGATAGCAAGGCACTTTACCCCTGTTATGGTCTTGCCGAAGGCACTTTATATGTGACTGGCAGTATTCCTGCACAGGGCGCGGTCATTAAGGCATTTGATAATCAAGCCTTGGCATCGGGTAAAGCGGTGTATCAGCAAGTGGCAGATACGCGTGACACTGAAGAATATGGCCATCAGGTGGGGTGTGGCGTATCAGCCAGTGAACACCAAGTGCGCATAACCTGCTCAGCTAGTTTTGATGAAGTTGCAGAGGGCGGTATTGGTGAGATCTGGGCGAGCGGTCCAAGTATTGCACTGGGGTATTGGCGCAATGATAAAGCCACACAAGAGACATTTGTTGAACACGTAGGCAAGCGCTGGCTGCGCACAGGGGATGTTGGTTACATTCATGATGGTCAACTTTACATTTCTGGTCGCCAAAAAGATTTGATCATCATGAATGGTCACAATGTCTATCCACAAGATATTGAGCGTGCAATTGAAGGTGCCATCAGCTTTGTGCGTCAAGGTCGCGTCTCGGCATTTCCGGTACCGAGCGAAGAAAGCGGTGAAGGCATAGGTATTGCCATTGAAACCGCCAATGTGTATCGCAATGAGGTGCCAGCGCAACAAAGCGCAAAAATTATCAGAGATTTTATCATTGAGCAATTTGGTCATTGCCCTGAGTTGGTGGTGCTACTAGATCAAGGCGGATTGCCAAAAACCTCCAGCGGTAAATTACAGCGCAGCGCGTGCATGAAATTACTTAATGAGGAAAAGCTGGCGACCTACGGGGTATTTAACCTAGCTCAATTGCAGCAGCTATCCATCAGTCATGGCGGTGAAGATCAGGAAGGCTGGGATACCCTCACACATACCTTAGCTGAGTTGTGGCAAGAGGTGCTTCGCTATCCAGTGAATAGCAATGATGCCGATTTTTTTGCTTTAGGTGGCAGCTCGATTAAGGCCGCTTTGCTACTGGCAAAGGTACAAGAGACATGCGAGTGCCAAATTGATCCGACAGCGGTGTTTGCAGCGCATAAATTTACTGATTTTTGTCAACTGGTACGAGAGAGTATCAACACCAAAGCACATCAAGTGGCGATCCCTGCACTGGCCCAAACCGCTTATCCACTGAGCGCACAGCAACAAAGGCAATTGTTCTTATGGCAACTTGAGCCTACAAGTAGCGCATATCATATTGGTGCCAGCTTAACGCTGCATGGGGATGTCATCGACACGCACTTACAAACTGCGCTTAAACAGGTGTTAGAGCAGCAGGGCGCCTTGCGACATGCGTATGTGAAAGATCAAGACGGACAATGGCAGCAGCGCTTAACCGAGCAGCCGCTGAACTGGCAGTCGCTTGATGTGACTGGGCAGTCTGACACGGAGATTACAGCATGGAATGAGGCATTTTATCAGCAACCATTTGCGCTGGAAAAAGGCGAAAACTTGAGAGCTGCGCTGTTAAAACGTGCAGAAGGTCGCTTTGAATTGGTGCTGGTGATGCACCATATCGCCAGTGATGCTTGGAGTTTTGATCTCATTCTTGCGAATATCAGCCACTCTTATCAGTTGCTTGTGGAGAATAAGACGTTAGCCCGCATACCGCAGACGATTAATTATGGTGATTTTGCCGCTTGGCAGCAGCAGTGGTTATCCAGTGCCGACGCGCATAGCCAGCTCTCGTATTGGCAGCAATTGTTGCAAGGCAGTGATGATGAAGAGCTACTTACGCCACAGCATGTCAGGCAACCTAACGGTCCTGCGCCGATGCAAAGTCAAACACTACAACTGTCTTATCAAGAAGTTGAGCAGCTTCAAGCGCTTGCGCATCGCCATGGTGCAAGTTTATTCATGTTATTGCTCAGTAGCTTGCAGGTGTTTTTCTACCGCTATGCTGGCAAACACACGCCGCGCATTGGCGTGCCGGTGGCGAATCGTCGCTATTCAGAGTTGCATTCTTTGGTGGGTTTTTTCATCAATACTCTGGTTCAGCGCAATACATTGTCTGCACAGCAAAGCTTTGTTGAGGTGTTAGCGGCAACCAAAGAGCAGGTGATTGCGGCACAACAAAATCAGGATTTACCGTTTGAAAAATTAGTTGAAACACTCAACCCAGATCGTAGCCTAGGGCAAAATCCGCTATTTCAGGTGATGTTTAACCACCTTGAGCAGGATGTGCAGCAAGCGCTTGACTTGTCTGGCGTTGCGGTGGATAAAGTGGTGGCACTGCAATCGCAAGCTCAGTTTGATTTGAGCATAGACTCGCGTTTGTTAAATGATGGTGCCTTATTGTTGGAGTTCCAATATAACGCAGCCCTATTTGACGCCGAATATATGCAGTCGGTGGTGCTTGCCTTCAATACTTTACTGCGCAATGCGGTGGCTGAGCCGACGACAGCGATAGGCAATTTAGCGACCCATACGCAAAAAACACAGGTGATCGCTCAAGGTCAGGGCACAGCGGTAACATTACCGGATACATCTTGGTTAGATGCCATCAGTGAGATTGCGCACTCTGAGCCTGCGCGCACTGCGGTGATTTATAACGATCAGCACTATAGCTATGAGTGGCTTGAGCTGACCTCAAACCGCCTAGCTCATGGCTTAGTGGCAAAAGGCTTAAGCACGGAATCTGTCGTTGGTGTGATGCAAAGCAGAAAGCCACTGATGCTGGCAAGCACGTTGGCATGTCTTAAAGCGGGGGCCGCTTATTTGCCGCTCGATAAGCAATTCCCAGCGGATAAGTTGCAGCATATGCTCACTGACAGTGGCTGCCAAGCCATACTCAGTGATGACACCGAACTGACGGTCACATTTGACGGCATGTTATTGTCGCCACAAATCCTTTTGGGAGAGCACCATCTCAATACGGGGGCGCCAGAAGTAGCATGCCATTGTCAGCAAACCGCATACCTCAATTATACCTCTGGCTCGACTGGCAAAGCCAAAGGCGTTGCCATTGAGTTAGGCGCATTGTCTCGTTATATCGAGTCGGCCAAGCAGTTTATCAACTTACAAGCGGATGATGTCGTGCTGCAATTTGCCACAGCGAACTTTGATGCGTTTGTTGAGCAGCTCTTCCCAACATGGGCTGTGGGTGCTGCGGTATTACTGCGCGGCGATGCCTTGTGGGATGCTGATACCCTTTATCAGCAGGCACAAAAGCATAATGTAGCGGTGATGGATTTAAGCGCTGCGTATTGGCGCAGTATCAGCGCCAGTTGGGCGCGTAAAGCGCAGCAAGCCGCATTGGTCTTACCTAAATTAAGACAAGTTCACTCAGGCGGCGAGGCCATGTCTGTGGCGGGTATTCAAGACTGGCAAAACACAGGTTTGTCGCAGGTACGACTACTTAATACCTATGGCCCGACGGAAATCGTCGTCGAAGCGGCAATCCACCCTTGCCAAGATTTTACCGCGCATGGCCAAGAGAATCAGTCAGTCCCTCTGGGTCACGCTTTAGCCGGACGCAAACTGTATATCCTTGATGACAACTTGGAGACAGTCCCCCATGGTCAAGTGGGTCAGTTGTTTGTAGGTGGTGATATTTTAGCGCGTGGCTACTGGGCACAGCCGGAAATGACAGCGACACGCTTTATTGCGGATCCATTTAGCGACGATGGCGCGCGTATGTATGCCACTGGTGATATGGTCAGCTGGCAAGGCGAGGCCTTGATGTATCACGGACGCAACGATCATCAGGTGAAAATTCGTGGTTTTCGTGTTGAGCTAGGTGAAATTGAGCAGCACTTGAGCCAATTACCTGATGTAGAGATGGCGGTTGTGGTGACGGAGCAGCAAGCGCATGGGTTGGGTTTAATCGCTTATATTCAAAGTGGTAAATACAGCGATGCAGGATTTGCCGATAAGTTAAAAAGGGCGCTGGGTGAGCGCATGCCTGCATACATGGTGCCTAGCGATATTCTGGTGCTGGAAACACTGCCAGTAAACGCCAGCGGCAAGTTGGAGCGCAATCAGCTGCCTAAAATTGAGCGTGTGGCAAAAGCCGTGGAGCTTGCGCAAAACGACACTGAGCGCGCCATTGCCGAGATCTGGCAAAAACACCTTAAAACCCCAGATATCGATCGTCACGCCAACTTTTTTGATGTGGGCGGACATTCGCTATTACTGATGGCGGTGTATGAAGAGTTAAAGCTTCAATATCCAAATTTACAAATGACAGAGTTGTTTGCGCATCCAAGTATTGCCAGCTTGGCGACATTGCTTGGCGGTGCGCAGTCAAATACAGCCCCTGTTACCCCTAAAAAACCAAGTGGCGCGAAACAAAAACGCGGCATGGGCGCGATTGCCGCGCGTAAAAGAAAAGCAAGAGAATCTTAA